From a single Hymenobacter sp. YIM 151500-1 genomic region:
- a CDS encoding OmpH family outer membrane protein, with the protein MKNSLQLIINIVLGLAVAVLFYLHFAGKPAATPKKAAAATAAAPAAASAAPAATPDNDEPAEAEPAAVADTNKVAYVESGKLLDGYQGMKDARKNFEAKARRWESQNKTLVQGFQTAVQQYQQKAEGMTQEQRAATEQQLQARQMQVAQEQEKLQRTAAEEEAKMTQQVLERINKQIERYGKQNGYRLILIAAPSGTIAYGRKDMDITNQVIKHLNDEYRGGKK; encoded by the coding sequence ATGAAAAATTCGCTTCAACTCATCATTAACATTGTGCTGGGCCTAGCCGTGGCGGTGTTGTTCTACCTGCACTTTGCCGGCAAGCCCGCCGCTACCCCCAAAAAAGCCGCTGCTGCCACCGCCGCCGCGCCAGCCGCTGCATCGGCCGCTCCCGCCGCCACTCCCGACAACGACGAGCCCGCCGAGGCCGAACCCGCCGCCGTAGCCGACACCAACAAAGTGGCTTACGTGGAGTCGGGTAAGCTGCTCGATGGCTACCAGGGCATGAAGGATGCCCGCAAGAATTTCGAGGCCAAGGCCCGCCGCTGGGAATCCCAGAACAAAACCCTGGTGCAGGGCTTCCAGACGGCCGTGCAGCAGTATCAGCAGAAGGCCGAGGGCATGACCCAAGAGCAGCGGGCCGCCACCGAGCAGCAGCTGCAAGCCCGCCAGATGCAGGTAGCTCAGGAGCAGGAAAAGCTTCAGCGCACGGCTGCCGAGGAGGAAGCCAAGATGACTCAGCAGGTACTGGAGCGCATTAACAAGCAGATTGAGCGTTACGGCAAGCAGAACGGCTACCGTCTTATCCTGATTGCGGCTCCCAGCGGCACTATTGCCTACGGCCGCAAAGACATGGACATCACCAACCAGGTAATCAAGCACCTCAACGACGAGTACCGCGGGGGCAAGAAGTAA
- a CDS encoding S9 family peptidase, with product MKKWTLYLVAVLLALAAFATPGQAQLPPLIDRELLFGDPEISGAQLSPDGKFMSFIKPYKGTRNIWVKRAAEPFDAARPMTADLARPVRSYFWSRDGKYLLYAQDKGGDENFNVYAVNPTEAPAAGQDVPAARDLTGLKGVRVQLYHVPKTDPNALYVGLNDRDKAWHDLYKLNLATGQKTLVRQNNDRITGWVFDWNDQLRLASRSAPDGSTEWLRVEADKLTPIYQTTLEEQSAVVGFHKDNQRVYLITNCGAARDLSEVVLFNVATQKEEPLDADPLKRVDVGGLMLSEKTHEPIFVAYQDDRLRRVWKDKSYEQDFRKIQAQVPGADLYPVSSTEDERLWLISATSATLPGTTYLFDRQSKQLTKQFDLRPKLRAADLADMKTVRYKSSDGLEIPAYLTLPKGAAAKNLPVIILPHGGPWARDQYGFNSLHQLLANRGYAVLSPNFRASTGYGKKFLNAGNNEWGQKMQDDLTWGVKYLVAQGIADPKRVGIMGGSYGGYAALAGVTFTPDLYAAAVAIVAPSNLLTLLTTIPPYWESIRQQFYRRMGDPSTPAGKTQLERQSPLNSADKIKTPLLVVQGANDPRVNKAESDQIVVALRERNYPVQYLCAPDEGHGFARPVNNMAMLAAAEKFLAQHLKGRYQESMTPAVAQRLQEITVDPKTVVLATKK from the coding sequence ATGAAAAAGTGGACTTTGTATCTCGTGGCCGTGCTGCTGGCGCTGGCCGCTTTTGCCACGCCGGGCCAAGCCCAACTGCCGCCCCTTATCGACCGGGAGCTGCTGTTCGGCGACCCTGAAATTTCAGGCGCCCAGCTTTCCCCCGACGGCAAGTTCATGTCGTTTATCAAGCCCTACAAAGGCACGCGCAACATCTGGGTGAAGCGCGCCGCCGAGCCTTTCGACGCGGCCCGGCCCATGACGGCCGACCTGGCCCGCCCCGTGCGCAGCTACTTCTGGAGCCGCGACGGCAAGTACCTGCTCTACGCCCAGGACAAAGGCGGCGACGAAAATTTCAACGTGTACGCCGTGAACCCCACCGAGGCGCCCGCCGCGGGCCAGGATGTGCCCGCCGCCCGCGACCTGACCGGCCTGAAGGGGGTGCGCGTGCAGCTCTACCACGTACCCAAAACCGACCCAAACGCCCTGTACGTGGGGCTCAACGACCGGGACAAAGCCTGGCACGACCTGTACAAGCTGAACCTGGCCACCGGCCAAAAAACGCTGGTGCGCCAAAACAATGACCGGATTACGGGCTGGGTGTTCGACTGGAACGACCAGCTGCGGCTGGCCTCCCGCTCGGCCCCGGATGGCAGCACCGAGTGGCTGCGCGTGGAGGCCGACAAGCTGACGCCCATCTACCAAACCACGCTGGAAGAGCAAAGCGCCGTGGTGGGCTTTCACAAGGATAACCAGCGCGTGTACCTCATCACCAACTGCGGCGCCGCCCGCGACCTGAGCGAGGTGGTGCTGTTCAACGTGGCCACGCAGAAGGAAGAACCCCTGGATGCCGACCCGCTCAAGCGCGTGGACGTAGGCGGCCTCATGCTATCGGAGAAGACGCACGAGCCGATTTTCGTGGCGTACCAGGACGACCGGCTGCGGCGGGTGTGGAAAGACAAATCCTATGAGCAGGACTTCCGGAAAATCCAGGCCCAGGTGCCCGGCGCCGACCTCTACCCGGTGTCGTCGACGGAGGACGAGCGGCTGTGGCTGATTTCGGCCACCAGTGCTACCCTGCCCGGCACCACGTACCTGTTCGACCGTCAAAGCAAGCAGCTCACCAAGCAGTTTGACCTGCGCCCCAAGCTGCGCGCCGCCGACCTGGCCGACATGAAAACCGTGCGCTACAAGTCGTCGGACGGGCTGGAGATTCCAGCCTACCTGACCTTACCAAAGGGCGCGGCGGCCAAGAATCTGCCCGTCATCATCTTGCCCCACGGCGGCCCCTGGGCCCGCGACCAGTACGGCTTCAACTCCCTGCACCAGCTGCTGGCCAACCGCGGCTACGCGGTGTTGTCGCCCAACTTCCGGGCCAGCACCGGCTACGGCAAGAAGTTCCTGAACGCCGGCAACAACGAGTGGGGCCAGAAAATGCAGGACGACCTGACCTGGGGCGTGAAGTACCTGGTGGCCCAGGGCATTGCCGACCCCAAGCGCGTAGGCATCATGGGCGGCTCCTACGGCGGCTACGCCGCGCTGGCCGGCGTCACGTTCACCCCCGACCTGTACGCGGCGGCTGTGGCCATTGTGGCACCCTCCAACCTGCTCACCCTGCTCACTACCATTCCGCCGTACTGGGAGTCCATCCGTCAGCAGTTCTACCGCCGCATGGGTGACCCCAGCACGCCCGCCGGCAAAACCCAGCTGGAGCGCCAGTCGCCCCTGAACTCAGCCGACAAAATCAAAACGCCCCTGCTGGTGGTGCAAGGTGCCAACGACCCGCGCGTGAACAAAGCCGAGTCGGACCAGATTGTGGTGGCGTTGCGGGAGCGGAACTACCCCGTGCAGTACCTCTGCGCCCCCGACGAAGGCCACGGCTTCGCCCGCCCCGTCAACAATATGGCCATGCTAGCGGCGGCCGAGAAGTTTCTGGCCCAGCACCTGAAAGGCCGCTACCAGGAGTCGATGACGCCCGCCGTAGCCCAGCGCCTCCAGGAAATCACCGTAGACCCCAAAACGGTGGTGCTGGCAACGAAGAAGTAG
- a CDS encoding succinylglutamate desuccinylase/aspartoacylase family protein, whose amino-acid sequence MPHPAVPTNLCLNGLVIKPGERVLTRLVISRLPSGTVIDIPVHVFRSGEPGPTVLLMAGMHGDEVNGIETIRRMIRRDLLQPLRGTIIAVPILNIYGFLNFSREVPDGKDVNRSFPGNPRGSLASRVAHRFMREIMPLIDYGIDFHTGGAARANIPQIRCLLHQDAETDALAAAFGAPFTLHAALRPGSLREAAMQQGRRIIVYETGESLRLDEGGIDLAIAGTFRLLHHLGMAPAAAPTLTPSVVCMRSTWLRARFAGLFRSLVQLGQYVEKGQVYGSVADPYGETAVRLEAPVAGYIIGLNHMPVVNQGDALVHLGRTDAAPSRLDHAAPFEEKPRLPATDLHEEDDEEIAGEELK is encoded by the coding sequence TTGCCGCACCCCGCCGTTCCCACCAACCTCTGCCTCAACGGCCTGGTTATCAAGCCCGGCGAGCGGGTGCTGACGCGGCTCGTCATTTCGCGCCTGCCCTCGGGTACGGTTATCGACATTCCGGTGCACGTGTTTCGGTCCGGGGAGCCGGGGCCTACGGTGCTGCTCATGGCCGGTATGCACGGCGACGAGGTAAACGGCATTGAAACCATCCGACGCATGATTCGGCGCGACCTGCTGCAACCGTTGCGGGGCACCATCATTGCCGTACCCATCCTCAACATCTACGGCTTCCTAAACTTCTCGCGCGAAGTGCCCGACGGCAAGGACGTGAACCGCTCCTTTCCCGGCAACCCGCGCGGCTCCCTGGCCAGCCGCGTGGCCCACCGCTTCATGCGCGAAATCATGCCCCTGATTGACTACGGCATTGATTTCCACACGGGCGGAGCGGCCCGCGCCAACATCCCGCAGATTCGCTGCCTGCTGCACCAGGACGCCGAAACCGACGCGCTGGCCGCCGCTTTCGGGGCGCCGTTTACCCTGCACGCGGCCCTGCGGCCCGGCTCCCTGCGCGAGGCGGCCATGCAGCAGGGCCGCCGCATTATTGTGTATGAAACCGGGGAGTCGCTGCGGCTTGATGAGGGCGGCATTGACCTAGCCATAGCCGGCACGTTCCGGCTGCTGCACCATTTGGGCATGGCGCCGGCAGCTGCGCCGACACTCACGCCTAGCGTCGTGTGCATGCGCTCCACGTGGCTGCGGGCCCGGTTTGCGGGCTTGTTCCGCAGCCTGGTGCAGCTGGGCCAGTACGTCGAGAAAGGCCAGGTGTACGGTTCCGTGGCCGACCCCTACGGCGAAACCGCCGTGCGCCTCGAAGCGCCGGTGGCCGGCTATATCATCGGCCTCAACCACATGCCCGTCGTCAACCAGGGCGACGCGCTGGTGCACCTGGGCCGCACCGATGCCGCCCCCAGCCGCCTCGACCACGCCGCGCCCTTCGAGGAAAAGCCCCGCCTCCCGGCAACCGACCTGCACGAAGAGGACGATGAAGAAATAGCAGGTGAGGAGTTGAAGTAG
- the rimK gene encoding 30S ribosomal protein S6--L-glutamate ligase, whose protein sequence is MKLAILSREPKLYSTTRLVEAARQRGYEAVVIDHLHCNLVLEKGKPGIIYEGQKLEGFDAIIPRIGASVTFYGCAVVRQFEMMKVRTAVESQAIVRSRDKLRSMQILSRAGVGMPKTAFTNYSDDVAAMISQVGGAPVIIKLLEGTQGLGVVLAETEKAAQSVIEAFHNLKARIIVQEFIAESKGADLRAFVVNGEVVGAMKRQGKEGEFRSNLHRGGSGTLVKLSRAEKAAALLATKALGLGVAGVDMLQSKRGPLVLEVNSSPGLEGIEKATGLDIAGKIIEYTAAVAHKKKTKAKPRPVSEPPVDEAL, encoded by the coding sequence ATGAAACTGGCGATTCTGTCGCGTGAGCCGAAGCTGTACTCGACCACCCGGCTGGTAGAAGCCGCGCGGCAGCGCGGGTACGAAGCCGTGGTTATTGACCACCTGCACTGCAACCTGGTGCTGGAGAAGGGGAAGCCGGGCATCATCTACGAAGGCCAAAAGCTGGAGGGCTTCGACGCCATCATTCCGCGCATTGGGGCTTCGGTCACGTTTTATGGTTGCGCCGTGGTGCGGCAGTTTGAGATGATGAAGGTGCGCACGGCCGTGGAAAGCCAGGCCATTGTGCGCAGCCGCGACAAGCTGCGGTCCATGCAGATTCTGAGCCGCGCCGGGGTAGGCATGCCCAAAACCGCCTTCACCAACTACTCCGACGATGTGGCCGCCATGATTAGCCAAGTAGGCGGGGCACCGGTGATTATTAAGCTGCTGGAAGGCACCCAGGGCCTGGGCGTGGTGCTGGCCGAAACCGAAAAAGCCGCCCAGTCGGTGATTGAGGCGTTTCACAACCTCAAGGCCCGCATCATCGTGCAGGAGTTTATTGCCGAAAGCAAGGGCGCCGACCTGCGCGCCTTCGTCGTGAACGGCGAGGTGGTGGGCGCCATGAAGCGCCAGGGCAAGGAGGGCGAGTTCCGCTCCAACCTGCACCGCGGCGGCTCGGGCACCCTCGTCAAGCTCAGCCGGGCCGAGAAGGCCGCCGCCCTGCTGGCTACCAAAGCCCTGGGCCTGGGCGTGGCCGGCGTCGACATGCTGCAAAGCAAGCGGGGCCCGCTGGTGCTGGAAGTCAACTCCTCGCCCGGCCTCGAAGGCATCGAAAAAGCCACCGGCCTCGACATAGCCGGCAAAATCATCGAGTACACCGCCGCAGTAGCCCACAAGAAGAAAACCAAGGCCAAACCCCGGCCCGTGTCGGAGCCACCCGTTGACGAGGCGCTGTAG
- a CDS encoding ATP-dependent zinc protease family protein: MKTQRGPKRTVGRRELVDFPQFQLWGVEAKVDTGAYTAAIHCSNIHVETQPGGRPVLHVQLLDPSHPNFDGTPMQFERFKLRDIRSSNGEVQERYVIQMAIRLFGEDFDTEFSLSDRSDMRYPVLIGRVLLRQARLVVDVARLNLSYKSQLTAGRS, translated from the coding sequence ATGAAAACACAACGTGGACCGAAGCGGACAGTGGGCCGGCGGGAGCTGGTTGATTTTCCGCAGTTTCAGCTGTGGGGTGTGGAGGCCAAGGTGGATACCGGGGCCTACACGGCGGCTATTCACTGCTCCAACATTCACGTGGAAACCCAGCCCGGCGGGCGCCCAGTGCTGCACGTGCAGCTGCTGGACCCCTCGCACCCCAACTTCGACGGCACGCCCATGCAGTTTGAGCGGTTTAAGCTGCGCGACATTCGGTCGTCCAATGGCGAGGTGCAAGAGCGGTATGTTATTCAGATGGCTATTCGGCTGTTTGGGGAAGATTTTGACACCGAGTTTTCCTTGTCGGACCGCAGCGACATGCGCTACCCGGTGCTGATTGGGCGGGTGCTGCTGCGCCAGGCCCGGCTGGTGGTGGATGTGGCCCGCCTGAACCTGTCGTACAAAAGCCAGCTCACGGCCGGCCGCTCCTAG
- a CDS encoding PQQ-dependent sugar dehydrogenase: MKTRRFLPLLLLAPLALTSSTEPLERAALSAAPDANLSKIKLPAGFRISYFAQGVKDARQITLGPDGTVYVGTKTDKVYALPDRNKDGRADEVVTIATGLNAPNGVAVHDGALYVAEIHRILRYDNIAQRLRQKPQPAVVYGQLPNKEWHGYRYIAFGPDGKLYVPVGAPCNSCLPERPIYATINRLNPNGTGLEVFAYGVRNTVGFDWSPQDRSLWFTDNGRDMLGDNLPPDELNRAPAPGLHFGFPYFFAGDVPDPEFSRGKSADTYVKPARKLGPHVAALGMKFYTGQQFPAQYRNQIFVPEHGSWNRRQKLGYRIMLVRLDASGKQAQSYETFADGWLQGQQSWGRPVCLLVHPDGSLLVSDDQNDAVYRISYKG; the protein is encoded by the coding sequence ATGAAAACGCGCCGCTTCCTTCCATTGTTGTTGCTGGCTCCGCTGGCCCTGACTTCTTCCACCGAACCCCTGGAGCGGGCCGCCCTGTCGGCCGCCCCCGATGCCAACCTGAGCAAGATTAAGCTGCCGGCGGGCTTCCGCATCAGCTACTTTGCCCAGGGCGTAAAAGATGCCCGCCAGATTACGCTGGGCCCCGATGGCACGGTGTACGTGGGCACCAAAACCGACAAAGTGTACGCCCTGCCCGACCGGAACAAGGACGGCCGCGCCGATGAGGTAGTGACCATTGCCACTGGCCTGAACGCCCCCAACGGCGTGGCCGTGCACGACGGCGCCCTGTACGTGGCCGAAATCCACCGCATTCTACGCTACGACAACATTGCCCAGCGCCTGCGCCAGAAGCCCCAGCCGGCCGTGGTGTACGGGCAGCTGCCCAACAAAGAATGGCACGGCTACCGCTACATTGCCTTCGGGCCCGACGGCAAGCTATACGTGCCGGTGGGCGCGCCCTGCAACTCCTGCCTGCCCGAGCGGCCCATCTACGCCACCATCAACCGCCTCAACCCCAATGGCACCGGCCTGGAAGTGTTTGCCTACGGCGTGCGCAACACAGTGGGCTTCGACTGGAGCCCCCAGGACCGGTCCCTGTGGTTTACCGACAACGGCCGCGACATGCTGGGCGACAACCTGCCCCCCGATGAGCTGAACCGCGCCCCCGCACCGGGCCTGCACTTCGGCTTTCCCTACTTCTTCGCCGGCGACGTACCCGACCCGGAGTTTAGCCGCGGCAAGTCGGCCGACACCTACGTTAAGCCGGCCCGCAAGCTGGGGCCGCACGTGGCGGCCCTGGGCATGAAGTTTTACACCGGCCAGCAGTTCCCGGCTCAGTACCGCAACCAGATTTTCGTTCCGGAGCACGGCTCCTGGAACCGCCGCCAGAAACTTGGCTACCGCATCATGCTCGTGCGCCTCGACGCTAGCGGCAAGCAGGCCCAGAGCTACGAAACCTTCGCCGACGGCTGGCTACAAGGCCAGCAGAGCTGGGGCCGCCCCGTGTGCCTGCTCGTCCACCCCGACGGCTCCCTGCTCGTCTCCGACGACCAGAACGACGCCGTGTACCGGATTAGCTATAAGGGGTAA
- a CDS encoding O-acetyl-ADP-ribose deacetylase — MYRGDITRLDTDAIVNAANSGLLGGGGVDGAIHRAGGPEILEACRRLRATSLPDGLPTGEAVITTGGRLPARYVIHTVGPVWNGGHRQEPALLASCYQNSLRLAAENNLRSVAFPGISTGIYGYPKPEAARIAVREIRAFLEQHEQPQEVVLVAFDEEAYRLLEHTAR; from the coding sequence CTGTACCGCGGCGACATCACCCGCCTCGACACCGACGCCATCGTGAATGCCGCCAACTCCGGCCTGCTCGGCGGCGGTGGCGTAGACGGGGCCATTCACCGCGCCGGCGGCCCCGAAATCCTGGAAGCCTGCCGCCGCTTGCGGGCCACTTCGCTACCCGATGGCCTGCCCACGGGCGAAGCCGTCATCACCACCGGCGGGCGGCTGCCGGCCCGCTACGTCATTCACACGGTGGGTCCGGTCTGGAACGGAGGCCACAGGCAGGAGCCCGCGTTGCTGGCTAGCTGCTACCAGAACAGCCTGCGCCTAGCCGCCGAAAACAATCTGCGCAGCGTGGCCTTCCCCGGCATCAGCACCGGCATCTACGGCTACCCCAAGCCCGAAGCCGCCCGCATTGCCGTGCGCGAAATACGGGCATTTCTGGAGCAGCACGAGCAGCCGCAGGAAGTGGTGCTGGTGGCCTTCGACGAAGAAGCTTACCGGCTGCTGGAGCATACAGCACGGTAG
- a CDS encoding alpha/beta fold hydrolase, giving the protein MKTRLHYQKYGSGARVVLAFHGYGQSEGHWRTMLPVLGPDVTVYAFDLFYHGRSRLAKADAPLSKRRLGELLEEFLREQGVERFSLLAFSMGAKFALTAAERLPERVEQIWLLAPDGLQRQFWYALATYPPWMRGVLGRAVLRPQGLLRLLDTLHQSRLVNANLVRFAQWQLDSREKRLRVYRSWVGFRNLTFDLKQLAAQLNRRPTPVTFFLGRHDRVIPHAGLQKFISSLQAARTVLLDAGHAGLIWEVAAYLRRHPEVQLC; this is encoded by the coding sequence ATGAAGACTCGCCTGCACTACCAGAAATACGGCTCCGGGGCGCGGGTGGTGCTGGCGTTTCACGGCTACGGGCAGAGCGAAGGGCACTGGCGCACCATGCTGCCGGTACTGGGCCCCGACGTGACGGTGTACGCCTTCGACCTGTTTTACCACGGCCGTAGCCGCCTGGCCAAGGCCGACGCGCCGCTGAGCAAACGGCGCCTGGGTGAGCTGCTGGAAGAGTTTCTGCGCGAGCAGGGGGTTGAGCGGTTCAGCCTGCTGGCGTTTAGCATGGGCGCCAAGTTTGCCCTCACGGCCGCCGAGCGGCTGCCGGAGCGCGTGGAGCAGATATGGCTGTTGGCTCCTGATGGGTTGCAGCGGCAGTTCTGGTACGCGCTGGCTACCTATCCGCCCTGGATGCGCGGGGTGCTGGGCCGGGCCGTGCTGCGCCCCCAGGGCCTGCTGCGCCTACTCGACACGCTGCACCAGAGCCGCCTCGTGAATGCCAACCTGGTGCGCTTCGCCCAGTGGCAGCTCGACAGCCGCGAAAAGCGCCTGCGCGTGTACCGCAGCTGGGTCGGCTTCCGCAACCTCACCTTCGACCTGAAACAGCTGGCCGCCCAGCTAAACCGCCGGCCCACGCCCGTCACTTTCTTCCTGGGCCGCCACGACCGGGTGATTCCGCACGCAGGGCTGCAAAAGTTTATCAGCTCCCTGCAAGCCGCCCGCACCGTGCTGCTCGACGCCGGCCACGCCGGCCTCATCTGGGAAGTGGCTGCCTACCTGCGCCGCCACCCGGAAGTACAGCTATGCTGA
- a CDS encoding DUF502 domain-containing protein, which produces MRRLLNYFLNGFLIVAPIGLTVYILFALLRWLNDLFAGLSFDVPGLGLLLAVVLITGVGFVAKSFLVRPFVIITERVLHRTPLVSIIYSSLKDLFDAFVGDEQKFNRPVLVQLNVQEQTYKMGFVTQAAMTAVLRDDLVAVYFPHSYNFSGELVLVPLDRLTYLDLPSSEVMKFIVSGGVSRLG; this is translated from the coding sequence ATGCGTCGTCTGCTCAATTACTTTCTCAATGGCTTTCTGATTGTCGCGCCCATTGGGCTGACTGTCTACATCCTGTTTGCGCTGCTGCGCTGGCTCAACGACCTGTTTGCCGGCCTGAGCTTCGATGTGCCGGGGCTGGGGCTGCTGCTGGCCGTGGTGCTGATTACGGGCGTGGGCTTCGTGGCGAAGTCGTTTCTGGTGCGGCCCTTCGTCATCATCACCGAGCGGGTGCTGCACCGCACGCCCCTGGTCAGCATCATCTACTCCAGCCTCAAAGACCTGTTCGACGCCTTCGTGGGCGACGAGCAGAAGTTCAACCGGCCGGTGCTGGTGCAGCTCAACGTCCAGGAGCAAACCTACAAGATGGGCTTCGTGACCCAGGCCGCCATGACGGCCGTGCTCCGCGACGACCTGGTGGCCGTTTACTTCCCGCACTCCTACAACTTCTCCGGCGAGCTGGTGCTCGTGCCCCTGGACCGCCTTACCTACCTCGACCTGCCCAGCTCTGAAGTCATGAAGTTCATCGTCTCCGGCGGCGTGTCGAGGCTGGGGTAG